In Nyctibius grandis isolate bNycGra1 chromosome 6, bNycGra1.pri, whole genome shotgun sequence, a single genomic region encodes these proteins:
- the LOC137664699 gene encoding homeobox protein not2-like, which translates to MTAPAPAPTRPGRAFTIAALLGRASPPPPPPLWGSPPAPPGPAAPRAPPPPPCAACCGVLPAWAARLGATGFLISQCGFPIFKSKTGKAKRVRTIFTSDQLARLEKEFARQQYMVGTERCLLASSLHLTEEQVKVWFQNRRIKWRKQSLEQQQAKLAKMGLATPQRSPDSQSHHGEEDKDFPAVLEDGQEDTFSC; encoded by the exons ATgacggccccggccccggccccgacCCGCCCCGGCCGGGCCTTCACCATCGCCGCGCTGCTGGGACGGgcctcccccccgccgccgccgccgctgtgGGGGTcccccccggcgccccccggccccgccgccccccgggccccgccgccgccgccctgcGCCGCCTGCTGCGGGGTGCTCCCGGCCTGGGCCGCCCGGCTCGGGGCAACAG GCTTCCTGATCTCCCAGTGCGGCTTCCCCATCTTCAAATCCAAGACTGGCAAAGCCAAGCGAGTCCGGACCATCTTCACCAGTGACCagctggccaggctggagaaggAGTTTGCGCGGCAGCAGTACATGGTGGGCACGGAGAGGTGCCTGCTCGCCTCCTCCCTGCACCTCACTGAAGAGCAG GTGAAAGTCTGGTTCCAAAACCGGAGGATCAAGTGGAGGAAACAAAGCCTGGAACAGCAACAAGCCAAACTGGCCAAAATGGGTTTGGCCACCCCGCAGAGGAGCCCTGACTCGCAGAGCCACCACGGCGAGGAGGACAAGGACTTCCCAGCAGTGTTGGAGGACGGCCAGGAGGACACGTTCAGCTGCTGA